A genomic region of Candidatus Pseudomonas phytovorans contains the following coding sequences:
- the pyrR gene encoding bifunctional pyr operon transcriptional regulator/uracil phosphoribosyltransferase PyrR, which yields MSLPNPADLVRQMAVDLRAHLARRAITEPRYIGIRTGGVWVAQALQEAMGDTSPMGTLDVSFYRDDFSQNGLHPQVRPSELPFEVEGQHLVLVDDVLMSGRTIRAALNELFDYGRPASVTLVCLLDLDAGELPIRPNVLGATLSLAAHERVKLTGPAPLALERQDLAPASAL from the coding sequence ATGAGCCTACCCAATCCCGCCGACCTGGTTCGGCAGATGGCTGTCGACCTTCGCGCCCACCTGGCGCGCCGGGCAATCACCGAGCCCCGTTACATCGGTATCCGCACTGGCGGTGTCTGGGTTGCCCAGGCCCTGCAGGAAGCCATGGGCGACACCAGCCCCATGGGTACGCTGGACGTTTCGTTCTACCGCGACGACTTCAGCCAGAACGGCCTGCACCCTCAAGTGCGCCCGTCCGAGCTGCCGTTCGAGGTCGAGGGCCAGCATCTGGTGCTGGTGGATGACGTGCTGATGAGCGGTCGTACCATTCGCGCGGCGCTCAACGAACTGTTCGATTACGGCCGCCCGGCCAGCGTCACCCTGGTCTGCCTGCTGGATCTGGATGCCGGCGAATTGCCGATCCGCCCGAATGTGCTCGGCGCCACCCTGTCGCTGGCCGCCCATGAACGGGTAAAATTGACCGGACCCGCACCGCTCGCCCTCGAGCGCCAGGACCTCGCCCCCGCTTCCGCCCTTTAA
- the ruvX gene encoding Holliday junction resolvase RuvX, protein MAELQPELRLLLGFDYGTKQIGVAVGQVITGQARELCTLKAQNGVPDWAQVEKLIAEWKPDAIVVGLPLNMDGTPSEMSARAEKFARRLNGRFNLPVHTHDERLTTFEAKGERMARGGQRGSYRDNPVDAIAAALLLQGWLEANT, encoded by the coding sequence ATGGCAGAACTTCAACCAGAGCTACGGCTGTTGCTGGGTTTCGACTACGGCACCAAACAGATCGGCGTGGCCGTCGGCCAGGTGATCACCGGCCAGGCCCGCGAGCTGTGCACCCTGAAGGCGCAGAACGGCGTGCCGGACTGGGCCCAGGTGGAAAAACTCATTGCCGAATGGAAGCCCGACGCCATTGTCGTCGGCCTGCCGTTGAACATGGACGGCACACCCAGCGAAATGAGCGCCCGCGCCGAAAAATTCGCCCGCCGCCTGAACGGCCGTTTCAACCTGCCCGTGCACACCCACGACGAGCGCCTGACCACCTTCGAGGCCAAAGGCGAGCGCATGGCCCGTGGTGGCCAGCGCGGCAGCTACCGCGACAACCCGGTCGACGCCATCGCCGCGGCACTGTTGCTGCAAGGCTGGCTGGAGGCCAATACCTGA
- a CDS encoding YqgE/AlgH family protein, with amino-acid sequence MKTLAPSYLKHQFLIAMPHMADPNFAQTLTYIVEHNEHGAMGLVVNRPQELSLSDILEQLRPDEMPPASTLQVPIYQGGPVQTDRGFVLHSSECSFQATVALEGLSLTTSQDVLLAIAAGVGPKQSLITLGYAGWEAGQLEAELADNAWLNCPFDPQIIFDRASDLRLEAAAASLGINLHLLTSQAGHA; translated from the coding sequence ATGAAAACCCTCGCCCCGAGCTACCTCAAGCACCAGTTCCTGATCGCCATGCCGCACATGGCCGATCCGAACTTCGCCCAGACCCTCACGTACATCGTCGAGCACAATGAGCATGGGGCCATGGGCCTGGTGGTCAACCGGCCGCAGGAGCTGAGCCTGTCCGACATCCTCGAGCAGCTGCGCCCGGACGAAATGCCGCCGGCCAGCACCTTGCAGGTGCCGATCTACCAGGGTGGCCCGGTGCAGACCGACCGCGGCTTCGTGCTGCACAGCAGCGAATGCAGCTTCCAGGCCACGGTGGCCCTTGAAGGGCTGTCGCTGACCACCTCGCAGGATGTGTTGCTTGCAATTGCCGCAGGGGTAGGCCCGAAACAGAGCCTGATCACACTGGGTTATGCCGGCTGGGAAGCGGGCCAACTGGAAGCGGAACTGGCCGACAACGCCTGGCTCAACTGCCCGTTCGACCCACAAATCATCTTTGACCGGGCCAGCGACCTGCGCCTGGAAGCAGCCGCCGCCAGCCTTGGCATCAACCTGCACCTGCTGACCAGCCAGGCGGGCCACGCCTGA
- a CDS encoding energy transducer TonB — protein sequence MTLPADIPADLLPPRVRPVDRLGFTLFLAALVHLALILGVGFTVVKPAEIRHTMDITLATFKSEKAPEKADFQAQENQQGSGTLDKKAVPTTTELAPFQDSKINKITPPPAARPEVIPPPTPQKSAVVTTAPKPQKVEPKPKESKAQPKPAAPVPDFDSSQLSSQIASLEAELSNEQQLYAKRPRIHRLNAASTMRDKGAWYKEEWRKKVERVGNLNYPDEARRQQIYGNLRMMVSINRDGSLYEVLVLESSGQPLLDQAAQRIVRLAAPFAPFTGDLAEFDRLEIIRTWRFARGDRLSSN from the coding sequence ATGACGCTGCCCGCTGACATCCCTGCCGACCTGCTGCCTCCCCGTGTTCGCCCGGTGGACCGGCTCGGCTTTACCCTGTTCCTGGCTGCCCTGGTGCACTTGGCGCTGATTCTTGGCGTCGGCTTCACCGTGGTCAAACCTGCCGAAATCCGCCACACCATGGACATCACCCTGGCCACCTTCAAGAGCGAGAAGGCGCCGGAGAAGGCCGATTTTCAGGCCCAGGAGAACCAGCAGGGCAGCGGCACGCTGGACAAGAAAGCGGTGCCCACCACCACCGAGCTGGCGCCCTTCCAGGACAGCAAGATCAACAAGATCACCCCGCCGCCTGCCGCCAGGCCCGAGGTGATACCACCCCCTACCCCGCAGAAGTCGGCGGTAGTGACCACTGCGCCCAAGCCGCAGAAGGTCGAACCCAAGCCCAAGGAAAGCAAGGCACAGCCCAAGCCGGCCGCACCCGTGCCAGACTTCGACAGCTCGCAGCTGTCCAGCCAGATCGCCAGCCTGGAGGCGGAACTCTCCAACGAACAGCAGCTGTACGCCAAGCGCCCGCGCATCCACCGTTTGAACGCCGCGTCGACCATGCGCGACAAGGGCGCCTGGTACAAGGAAGAGTGGCGCAAGAAGGTCGAACGGGTCGGCAACCTGAACTACCCCGACGAAGCGCGCCGGCAGCAGATTTACGGCAACTTGCGGATGATGGTGTCAATCAACCGCGATGGCTCGTTGTACGAGGTGCTGGTGCTGGAATCGTCCGGGCAGCCGCTGCTGGACCAGGCAGCGCAACGCATCGTGCGGCTGGCGGCGCCGTTTGCGCCGTTTACCGGGGATCTGGCCGAGTTTGACCGGCTGGAAATTATCCGCACCTGGCGGTTTGCTCGTGGCGACCGTTTGTCCAGCAACTGA
- the gshB gene encoding glutathione synthase gives MSVRLGIVMDPIASISYKKDSSLAMLLAAQARGWNLFYMEQQDLYQGESKARARMRPLKVFADAAHWFELGEEQDSPLAELDVILMRKDPPFDMEFVYSTYLLEQAENDGVLVVNRPQSLRDCNEKMFATLFPQCTTPTLVSRRPDIIREFAAKHVDVILKPLDGMGGTSIFRHRAGDPNLSVILETLTALGTQQIMAQAYLPAIKDGDKRILMIDGEPVDYCLARIPASGETRGNLAAGGRGEARPLTERDRWIAAQIGPTLREKGLLFVGLDVIGDYLTEINVTSPTCIREIDAAYNTDIGGKLMDAIDRKLKAR, from the coding sequence ATGAGCGTTCGCCTCGGCATTGTCATGGACCCCATCGCGTCCATCTCCTACAAGAAGGACAGTTCGCTGGCCATGCTGCTGGCCGCCCAGGCCCGCGGCTGGAACCTGTTCTACATGGAACAGCAAGACCTGTATCAGGGCGAAAGCAAGGCCCGCGCCCGCATGCGCCCGCTGAAAGTGTTTGCCGACGCGGCGCACTGGTTCGAGCTGGGCGAGGAGCAGGACAGCCCGCTGGCCGAACTGGACGTCATCCTGATGCGCAAGGATCCGCCCTTCGACATGGAGTTCGTCTACAGCACTTACCTGCTGGAGCAGGCCGAAAATGACGGCGTGCTGGTGGTCAACCGCCCGCAGAGCCTGCGCGATTGCAACGAAAAGATGTTCGCCACACTGTTCCCGCAGTGCACCACGCCGACGCTGGTCAGCCGCCGCCCGGACATCATTCGCGAGTTCGCCGCCAAGCATGTCGACGTGATCCTCAAGCCGCTGGATGGCATGGGCGGTACGTCGATCTTCCGTCACCGGGCTGGCGACCCCAACCTGTCGGTGATCCTGGAAACCCTGACCGCACTGGGCACCCAGCAAATCATGGCCCAGGCCTACCTGCCGGCAATCAAGGACGGCGACAAACGCATCCTGATGATCGATGGCGAGCCGGTGGACTACTGCCTGGCGCGTATTCCGGCCAGCGGCGAGACCCGTGGCAACCTGGCCGCCGGCGGCCGTGGCGAAGCACGCCCGCTGACCGAGCGCGACCGCTGGATCGCCGCCCAGATCGGCCCGACCCTGCGCGAGAAAGGCCTGCTGTTCGTGGGGCTGGACGTGATCGGCGATTACCTCACCGAAATCAACGTTACCAGCCCCACCTGCATCCGCGAGATCGATGCCGCCTACAACACCGATATCGGTGGCAAGCTGATGGATGCCATTGATCGCAAGCTCAAGGCGCGCTGA
- a CDS encoding response regulator: MEQPLKVMVIDDSRTIRRTAQMLLGEAGCEVITASDGFDALAKIVDHQPSIIFVDVLMPRLDGYQTCAVIKHNSAFKDTPVILLSSRDGLFDKARGRVVGSDQFLTKPFSKEELLDAIRAHVPGFTAPQQHAP; the protein is encoded by the coding sequence ATGGAACAACCCCTGAAGGTGATGGTGATCGACGATTCGCGCACGATCCGCCGCACCGCGCAGATGCTGCTCGGTGAAGCGGGCTGCGAGGTGATCACTGCCAGCGATGGCTTCGATGCCCTGGCCAAGATCGTCGACCACCAGCCCAGCATCATCTTTGTCGATGTGCTGATGCCGCGCCTGGACGGCTACCAGACCTGTGCCGTGATCAAGCACAACAGTGCTTTCAAGGACACCCCGGTGATTCTGCTGTCGTCGCGCGACGGGCTGTTCGACAAGGCCCGCGGCCGGGTGGTCGGCTCTGATCAGTTCCTGACCAAACCGTTCAGCAAGGAAGAGCTGCTCGACGCGATCCGTGCCCATGTGCCCGGGTTTACCGCGCCTCAACAACACGCACCCTGA
- the pilH gene encoding twitching motility response regulator PilH, which produces MARVLIVDDSPTEMYKLAGWLEKHGHEVLKASNGADGVALARQAKPDAVLMDIVMPVLNGFQATRQLSKDPETSAIPVLVVTTKDQETDRIWAKRQGARGFVTKPVEEDDLIAKLQEVLGA; this is translated from the coding sequence ATGGCCCGAGTTCTGATTGTCGACGACTCGCCGACAGAGATGTACAAATTGGCCGGATGGCTTGAAAAGCACGGTCATGAGGTGCTCAAAGCCAGCAACGGTGCCGATGGCGTGGCGTTGGCCCGCCAGGCAAAGCCCGATGCCGTGTTGATGGACATTGTCATGCCTGTTCTCAACGGCTTCCAGGCGACCCGGCAATTGAGCAAGGATCCCGAGACCAGCGCCATTCCAGTATTGGTCGTTACCACCAAAGACCAGGAAACTGATCGCATTTGGGCAAAGCGCCAAGGCGCGCGGGGTTTCGTGACCAAACCGGTGGAAGAAGACGATCTGATCGCCAAGCTCCAAGAAGTGCTGGGCGCTTGA
- a CDS encoding chemotaxis protein CheW yields MTTRPQGASLTAFELLLDIDRRCRLLVADQPPQDNRLQQWSGIGFRIAGQWFVAPMGEVAEVLREPRSSRVPGVQPWVCGVANLRGRLLPVMDLSSFFGLGHVAPGKQRRVLVLDHEALFVGLLVDEVLGLQHFALDSLQLSPPQPLIHAAARFVQGHFPRERNWAIFSPFALAQAPGFLDVAL; encoded by the coding sequence TTGACCACCCGCCCGCAGGGCGCGTCGCTGACCGCCTTCGAGCTGTTGCTGGACATTGACCGGCGCTGCCGCCTGCTGGTTGCCGACCAACCGCCGCAGGACAACCGCCTGCAACAGTGGAGCGGTATTGGTTTTCGCATTGCCGGGCAGTGGTTCGTCGCGCCCATGGGCGAAGTGGCCGAGGTGCTGCGCGAGCCGCGCAGCAGCCGCGTCCCAGGTGTGCAGCCATGGGTGTGCGGTGTAGCCAACCTGCGTGGCCGGTTGTTGCCGGTGATGGACCTGAGCAGCTTCTTCGGCCTGGGTCACGTCGCCCCGGGCAAGCAACGGCGGGTGCTGGTGCTGGACCACGAGGCCTTGTTCGTCGGCCTGTTGGTGGACGAGGTACTGGGCTTGCAGCACTTTGCCTTGGACAGCCTGCAGCTTTCGCCGCCGCAGCCACTGATCCACGCTGCTGCACGGTTTGTGCAGGGGCATTTCCCGCGCGAACGCAATTGGGCGATTTTCAGCCCCTTCGCCCTGGCCCAGGCGCCGGGCTTTCTTGATGTGGCGTTATAG
- a CDS encoding methyl-accepting chemotaxis protein: protein MSPRTRSIAQITVLFLILILSIILLFANFAYLNTQSNYDKQYIGHAGELRVLSQRIAKNATEAAAGKALAFKLLSDARNDFERRWGYLRQGDKSTGLPPAPPTVRDEMESVRRDWENLRKNTDTILASEQTVLSLHQVAATLAETVPQLQVEYEKVVEILLQSGAPAAQVAVAQRQLLLAERILGSVNTVLAGDDTAAQAADAFGRDAGRFGQVLEGMLSGNAAIQVTRVEDADARARLAEIAELFQFVAGSVDEILETSPELFRVREAAGNIFSLSQTLLDEASHLANSFENLAGGRTLDTVGGYALGLLALASIILIGLVMVRTTNRQLRETAEKNERNQQAIMRLLDEIEELADGDLTVTVSVTEDFTGAIADSINYSVDQLRDLVATIIHSAVQVAAAVQDTQNTARQLAKASEHQADQISEASEAVGDMVESIDRVSAHAYESAKVAERSVAIANKGNEVVHNTINGMDNIREQIQDTAKRIKRLGESSQEIGDIVSLIDDIADQTNILALNAAIQASLAGEAGRGFAVVADEVQRLAERSSSATRQIEALVRTIQADTNEAVISMEQTTAEVVRGARLAQDAGVALAEIEGVSQNLADLIHSISDAAQLQTSSAGQISHTMAVIQQITAQTSAGSGATADSIRHLARMASEMRRSVSGFTLPPPAEPK, encoded by the coding sequence GTGAGCCCACGTACCCGCAGCATCGCGCAGATCACTGTGCTGTTCCTGATTCTGATCTTGTCGATCATCCTGTTGTTCGCCAACTTCGCGTACCTGAACACCCAATCCAACTACGACAAGCAGTACATCGGCCATGCCGGCGAACTGCGGGTGCTGTCGCAACGCATCGCCAAGAACGCCACCGAAGCGGCCGCTGGCAAGGCTCTGGCCTTCAAGCTGCTATCGGATGCGCGCAATGATTTCGAACGGCGTTGGGGCTACCTGCGTCAGGGTGACAAGTCCACCGGCCTGCCGCCCGCGCCGCCCACGGTCCGTGACGAGATGGAGTCGGTACGCCGCGACTGGGAAAACCTGCGCAAGAACACCGACACCATCCTGGCCAGCGAGCAGACCGTGCTGTCGCTGCACCAAGTGGCGGCGACGCTGGCCGAAACCGTGCCGCAGTTGCAGGTGGAATACGAAAAAGTGGTCGAGATCCTGCTGCAAAGCGGCGCTCCGGCCGCCCAGGTGGCGGTCGCCCAGCGCCAGCTGTTGCTGGCCGAGCGCATTCTGGGTTCGGTCAACACTGTGCTGGCCGGTGACGATACTGCAGCCCAGGCAGCCGATGCCTTTGGCCGCGATGCCGGGCGCTTTGGCCAGGTGCTGGAAGGCATGCTCAGCGGCAACGCGGCAATCCAGGTAACCCGCGTCGAAGACGCCGACGCCCGCGCGCGCCTGGCCGAGATCGCTGAACTGTTCCAGTTTGTCGCAGGCTCCGTGGATGAAATCCTCGAAACCTCGCCCGAACTGTTCCGCGTACGCGAGGCAGCAGGCAACATCTTCAGCTTGTCGCAAACCCTGCTCGACGAAGCGTCGCACCTGGCCAACAGTTTCGAAAACCTGGCCGGTGGGCGCACTCTCGACACAGTGGGCGGCTACGCCCTGGGCCTGCTGGCACTGGCCTCGATCATCCTCATCGGCCTGGTCATGGTGCGTACCACAAACCGCCAGCTGCGCGAGACGGCGGAAAAGAACGAACGCAACCAGCAGGCGATCATGCGCCTGCTCGACGAAATCGAAGAGCTGGCTGATGGCGACCTGACCGTGACCGTATCGGTGACCGAAGACTTCACTGGCGCCATTGCCGACTCGATCAACTATTCCGTGGACCAGCTGCGCGATCTGGTCGCCACCATCATTCACAGCGCCGTGCAGGTCGCCGCTGCCGTGCAGGACACGCAAAACACCGCTCGCCAGCTGGCCAAGGCCTCGGAGCACCAGGCCGATCAGATCAGCGAGGCCTCCGAGGCGGTCGGCGACATGGTCGAGTCGATCGATCGAGTATCGGCGCATGCCTACGAATCGGCCAAGGTGGCCGAACGCTCGGTGGCCATCGCCAACAAGGGTAACGAGGTGGTGCACAACACCATCAATGGCATGGACAACATTCGCGAGCAGATCCAGGACACCGCCAAGCGGATCAAACGCCTGGGTGAGTCTTCCCAGGAAATCGGCGACATTGTCAGTCTGATCGACGACATTGCTGACCAAACCAACATTCTTGCCCTCAACGCGGCGATCCAGGCCTCGCTGGCTGGTGAGGCCGGCCGTGGTTTTGCGGTGGTTGCCGACGAGGTGCAGCGCCTGGCCGAGCGCTCGTCCTCGGCCACCCGCCAGATAGAGGCGCTGGTGCGCACCATTCAGGCCGACACCAACGAGGCCGTGATCTCCATGGAGCAAACCACCGCCGAAGTGGTGCGCGGCGCCCGCCTGGCCCAGGATGCCGGCGTGGCGCTGGCCGAGATCGAAGGGGTATCGCAGAACCTGGCCGATCTTATCCACAGCATCTCTGATGCTGCCCAACTGCAGACCTCGTCGGCCGGGCAGATCTCCCACACCATGGCAGTCATCCAGCAGATTACCGCGCAGACCTCCGCCGGCTCCGGAGCCACTGCCGACAGCATCCGCCACCTGGCCCGTATGGCCAGCGAGATGCGCCGTTCGGTCTCCGGTTTCACCCTGCCGCCACCTGCTGAACCGAAGTGA